From a single Longimicrobiaceae bacterium genomic region:
- a CDS encoding aminodeoxychorismate/anthranilate synthase component II, which yields MPLGSISSEHTYVMILVIDNYDSFTWNLVQYLGEIGVEPVVKRNDEVTLKEVEAMAPQAVVISPGPCTPAEAGISVELVRTFGPRIPILGVCLGHQAIGAAYGGSVVRARRLMHGKTSPVAHRGEGVFRDIPSPFTVTRYHSLVIEPSDLPAELEVVAWTDEEGFQDEIQAVRHRTYPVWGVQFHPESIASEHGHALLRNFLSLI from the coding sequence ATGCCTCTCGGATCTATATCAAGTGAACACACCTATGTTATGATATTAGTTATAGATAATTACGATAGCTTCACCTGGAATCTAGTGCAATATCTGGGGGAGATCGGGGTGGAGCCGGTGGTGAAGCGGAACGACGAGGTGACGCTGAAGGAGGTGGAGGCGATGGCGCCGCAGGCGGTGGTCATCTCGCCGGGGCCGTGTACGCCGGCGGAGGCGGGGATCTCGGTGGAGCTGGTCCGCACCTTCGGACCGCGCATCCCCATCCTGGGGGTCTGCCTGGGCCACCAGGCGATCGGCGCGGCCTACGGCGGCTCGGTGGTGCGTGCCAGGCGGCTGATGCACGGCAAGACCTCTCCGGTGGCGCATCGGGGCGAGGGAGTGTTCCGCGACATCCCCTCGCCGTTCACGGTGACCCGCTACCACTCGCTCGTGATCGAACCGTCCGATCTTCCCGCCGAGCTGGAGGTGGTGGCCTGGACGGACGAGGAAGGATTCCAGGACGAGATCCAGGCGGTGCGGCACCGCACGTATCCCGTCTGGGGGGTGCAGTTCCACCCGGAGTCGATCGCCAGCGAGCACGGGCATGCGCTGCTCCGCAACTTCCTCTCGCTGATCTGA
- the xerD gene encoding site-specific tyrosine recombinase XerD has translation MGDRTDRRGGSRLVVVEEPVSRGPDRQGPRGEEEAAAPDRRLFHLSAFLDHLRFERGLSEQTLRAYEHDVARLADYLALKGLSSPGAATTADLRSFIHHLKDLGLAPSSVARNLSAIRTYYGFLLGESLVVSDPSERLQTPRGWRTLPEVLTIEEVERLLNAPDLSHPLAWRDRALLEFAYASGVRVSELIELPLRQLHLDEGYAIVFGKGSKERLVPIGRRAVSALSIYIREVRPRLERGRGEGRVFLNARGGPLTRMGVWKILRAHVERAGITKPVSPHTLRHSFATHLLEGGADLVAVQEMLGHADISTTQVYTHVDRTYLTQVHRSFHPRA, from the coding sequence GTGGGTGATCGCACTGATCGCCGCGGCGGGAGTCGTCTGGTGGTGGTGGAAGAGCCGGTGAGCCGCGGCCCGGACCGGCAGGGGCCGAGGGGAGAGGAGGAGGCGGCGGCTCCCGATCGTCGCCTCTTTCATCTGTCGGCCTTCCTTGACCACCTGCGCTTCGAGCGAGGGCTCTCGGAGCAGACGCTGCGTGCGTACGAGCACGATGTGGCTCGGCTGGCCGATTACCTCGCCCTGAAGGGTCTGAGCTCGCCGGGTGCCGCGACGACGGCCGACCTGCGTAGCTTCATCCACCACCTCAAGGACCTGGGCCTGGCTCCCTCCTCGGTGGCGCGCAACCTCTCCGCCATTCGCACCTACTATGGCTTCCTGCTCGGTGAGAGCCTGGTGGTCTCCGATCCGAGCGAGCGCCTCCAGACGCCCCGCGGCTGGCGCACCCTGCCCGAGGTGCTCACGATAGAGGAGGTGGAACGGCTCCTGAACGCACCGGATCTGTCGCACCCGCTCGCCTGGAGGGACCGGGCGCTGCTCGAGTTTGCCTACGCCAGCGGAGTGCGGGTGTCCGAGCTGATCGAGCTCCCGCTCCGCCAGCTGCACCTGGACGAGGGGTACGCGATCGTCTTCGGGAAGGGGAGCAAGGAGCGCCTGGTTCCCATTGGTCGCAGAGCGGTGTCGGCCCTGTCGATCTATATTCGGGAGGTGCGGCCGCGGCTGGAGCGGGGTAGGGGAGAGGGAAGGGTCTTCCTGAACGCCCGTGGCGGCCCGTTGACCCGCATGGGCGTGTGGAAGATCCTTCGCGCTCATGTGGAGCGGGCGGGGATCACCAAGCCGGTGAGTCCGCACACGCTGCGGCACTCCTTCGCTACGCACCTGCTGGAAGGCGGCGCCGACCTGGTGGCGGTGCAGGAAATGCTCGGCCACGCGGACATCTCGACCACGCAGGTGTACACGCACGTGGACCGCACCTACCTGACGCAGGTGCACCGGTCGTTTCATCCGCGGGCGTAG
- a CDS encoding DedA family protein produces the protein MAETIERLLSWLGGASAAAVYLVLGAMAALENLVPPVPADVVVLFGGLLAGRGVANPWIVFVVVWGANVLSALFVYYAGLRYGAGFFAGRLGRLILHPGQLEKLAVFYRRFGIGVVFISRFLPMFRAVVPVFAGVARIGFWRTAPPVALASAVWYGALVYVGGWAGRNWDQLLALVRSVGLWAWVIALIAAAGVVWWWWKSR, from the coding sequence GTGGCCGAGACAATTGAGCGGCTGCTGAGCTGGTTGGGCGGCGCCTCGGCCGCCGCGGTGTATCTCGTCCTCGGCGCCATGGCGGCACTGGAGAACCTGGTGCCTCCCGTTCCCGCGGATGTGGTGGTGCTCTTCGGCGGGCTGCTCGCGGGACGCGGGGTTGCCAACCCCTGGATCGTTTTCGTCGTGGTCTGGGGGGCAAACGTGCTCTCGGCCCTGTTCGTGTACTACGCAGGCCTGCGGTATGGGGCGGGCTTTTTTGCCGGGCGTTTGGGCCGGCTGATCCTGCATCCGGGGCAGCTCGAGAAGCTCGCCGTCTTTTACCGGCGGTTCGGTATCGGCGTGGTGTTCATCAGCCGCTTCCTGCCGATGTTCCGCGCGGTGGTGCCGGTGTTCGCGGGAGTCGCGAGGATCGGGTTCTGGCGTACGGCGCCCCCGGTGGCGCTCGCGTCGGCGGTCTGGTATGGCGCCCTGGTCTATGTCGGAGGCTGGGCCGGGCGCAACTGGGACCAGCTGTTGGCGCTGGTCCGATCGGTGGGTCTCTGGGCGTGGGTGATCGCACTGATCGCCGCGGCGGGAGTCGTCTGGTGGTGGTGGAAGAGCCGGTGA
- the ispF gene encoding 2-C-methyl-D-erythritol 2,4-cyclodiphosphate synthase, producing MRIGHGYDSHRFEAGRPLVLGGVTIPSDVGLAGHSDADAVAHAVTDAILGAAGLGDIGSHFPDKDPSWKDADSLSLLARAVHLLEGENYQVVNVDVTVVAERPRIGPHVAEMRERLSGVLGISPGHVSIKGKSNEGMGWVGREEGIAVLAVALIDRIEDQARLFARHGRPNG from the coding sequence ATGCGCATCGGCCACGGATACGATTCGCACCGCTTCGAGGCTGGGCGCCCGCTGGTGCTGGGCGGCGTGACCATCCCCTCCGACGTGGGGTTGGCCGGGCACTCGGACGCGGATGCCGTGGCCCATGCGGTGACCGACGCCATCCTGGGCGCAGCGGGCCTCGGCGACATCGGTAGCCACTTTCCCGACAAGGATCCTTCCTGGAAGGACGCAGACTCCCTGAGCCTGCTTGCGCGGGCAGTCCACCTCCTCGAGGGGGAGAATTACCAGGTCGTCAACGTGGACGTCACTGTGGTGGCGGAGCGCCCCCGGATCGGACCGCACGTGGCAGAGATGCGCGAGCGTCTCTCGGGGGTGCTCGGCATCTCACCGGGTCACGTGTCGATCAAAGGGAAGTCGAACGAGGGGATGGGGTGGGTCGGTCGGGAGGAGGGGATCGCCGTCCTGGCGGTCGCGCTGATCGACCGTATCGAGGATCAGGCGCGACTCTTCGCCCGACACGGGCGGCCCAACGGCTGA